Proteins encoded by one window of Corvus hawaiiensis isolate bCorHaw1 unplaced genomic scaffold, bCorHaw1.pri.cur scaffold_32_ctg1, whole genome shotgun sequence:
- the LOC125320978 gene encoding collagen alpha-1(I) chain-like produces the protein MRPGTERASLTPPPRGHGDDGTRHATAATARHTPAAGPTRCATLARGPGTPDNPREQPLARGGRSAGSGIFCQAAKTPAPVRERVGGAASPDPRRRPHPFALAVFSQRSPARRPPSEGDEARGERTSGRGRAEHPSLPHAGGSRAPRRAGLGRTRAARAHAGAHAEEHRRPAFGGAGRGGARLKRPAAPPALRRGRTGGGPAQWGGGGGKEGWSRRDGDERTALRCPAATRGVAQGGPCPRARWRARTARFAAPSGFLSPPHPAPPGAARLPSLWGCARGAVGKGAWPPRVPAEAGGRGAERASERTERAFETPHAAGRTARHAGRRQPPDSQVRPSSRHSGRAVADPAGADPRTSLNHPIGSSDGRINQVAATHGGATEAREQRGPPGPTGQRPANPDRPGSFTAPTRGSGIADATVAAWQRRQPASGGRRHRKPGGAWGGERQHGTGTFPPPLTRRKAAERRGTPSATADPGGRPFPRRRGQGAGTAAQLSASDDAGLSVTAPPPPPGGGKGTPEGSRGHAAVTQPGTVKTPSRQRERRHLACDGKRIGKETALPEHRTPPWLPHYREPRKSRPAGGPFRRDPKSLIDRLTKEERKKAPRPRSWDNGSPKRAPTGRAPPRFQAGSGQTDAGLLFSTGGTRPREAPARGLAPPSLPDAPERPPTPAGRLRSGFRIGHSGEARGGCRHPTPAADDDSLYRARQHRDGTNRGREATAKAALPTPQGTFPSVRGSATDHAHGPPAFARLAAIGFPPEKPGGNVDLLATQPAGNHGSRDRPDTTGRPSVAAQSTPAENKEGRGAAASPAAFSQGSLSGFRSTLGRQAGHRRPAAAPETFPPAARVPQLRAEEGGRNFKTQRDGGGGEAPPPRRPAATSGDSRHRAPRPTGRGRGKAARPTERSRGTADTPSTGREPGTGRRHLGQLGPPSSELSGKGQGKPRQGSAKHSAPRPRSPHRLPATAPD, from the exons ATGCGACCCGGCACCGAGAGAGCCTCGCTCACACCCCCGCCGAGAGGCCACGGTGACGACGGGACAAGGCATGCCACCGCCGCCACCGCGCGCCACACCCCGGCAGCGGGTCCCACGCGGTGCGCGACCCTGGCACGCGGACCCGGAACGCCCGACAACCCTCGGGAGCAACCTCTTGCGCGCGGGGGCCGCTCGGCCGGGAGCGGGATCTTCTGCCAGGCGGCGAAGACCCCGGCTCCGGTGCGGGAAAGGGTCGGAGGAGCCGCCTCCCCCGACCCCCGAAGGCGTCCGCACCCCTTCGCCCTCGCCGTTTTTTCCCAGCGCTCGCCGGCGCGTCGGCCGCCGAGCGAAGGGGACGAGGCAAGGGGCGAGCGCACCTCCGGGAGGGGCCGTGCCGAGCACCCCTCCCTCCCGCACGCAGGCGGCTCTCGCGCGCCAAGAAGAGCCGGGCTCGGGAGGACTCGGGCCGCGCGCGCCCACGCGGGCGCCCACGCGGAGGAACACCGGCGACCGGCGTTCGGCGGCGCCGGCCGCGGTGGCGCGAGGCTCAAAAGGCCGGCCGCCCCCCCCGCTCTCCGGCGGGGACGGACCGGCGGCGGACCGgcgcagtgggggggggggggggggaaggaagggtggAGCCGCCGCGACGGCGACGAGCGCACCGCGCTTCGATGCCCGGCCGCGACGCGCGGTGTAGCGCAGGGAGGGCCCTGCCCGCGCGCGCGGTGGCGGGCGCGCACGGCGCGCTTCGCCGCGCCGAGCGGCTTtctctcccccccccaccccgcccccCCAGGTGCCGCGCGCCTTCCATCTCTCTGGGGCTGCGCGCGCGGCGCCGTCGGAAAGGGCGCGTGGCCCCCCCGGGTACCCGCCGAGGCCGGCGGCAGGGGGGCCGAGCGAGCGAGCGAGCGAACGGAGCGGGCGTTTGAGACGCCGCACGCGGCCGGCCGGACGGCCCGGCACGCGGGCAGGCGCCAGCCCCCCG ATAGTCAAGTTCGACCGTCTTCTCGACACTCCGGCAGGGCCGTGGCCGACCCCGCCGGGGCCGATCCGAGGACCTCACTAAACCATCCAATCGGTAGTAGCGACGGGCG GATCAACCAGGTAGCCGCCACCCACGGCGGCGCCACGGAGGCACGCGAGCAACGCGGACCGCCCGGCCCCACCGGCCAACGCCCTGCCAACCCTGACCGCCCCGGCTCTTTCACCGCTCCGACCCGCGGGAGCGGCATCGCGGACGCGACGGTGGCGGCATGGCAGCGACGCCAACCGGCGAGCGGCGGCCGACGCCATCGCAAGCCCGGAGGCGCCTGGGGCGGGGAACGGCAGCACGGCACGGGGACCTTCCCACCCCCCCTCACCCGCCGCAAAGCGGCGGAGAGGCGCGGGACGCCCTCGGCAACGGCCGACCCCGGCGGCCGGCCCTTCCCGCGCCGCCGCGGGCAAGGAGCCGGGACCGCTGCGCAGCTTTCGGCTTCGGACGACGCGGGCCTCTCGGTCacggcccccccccccccccccgggggggGAAAGGG GACACCTGAGGGCTCGCGGGGCCACGCGGCCGTCACACAGCCCGGGACGGTAAAGACGCCCTCCCGGCAGCGGGAGCGGCGACACCTCGCCTGCGACGGGAAGCGAATTGGAAAGGAGACCGCCCTGCCAGAGCACCGGACACCGCCGTGGCTTCCCCATTACAGAGAGCCCCGGAAGAGCCGGCCCGCCGGGGGCCCTTTCCGACGCGACCCGAAAAGCCTCATCGATCGGCTGACAAAAGAGGAGCGAAAGAAGGCCCCGCGGCCTCGGTCCTGGGACAACGGCAGCCCGAAGCGCGCACCCACCGGCCGAGCTCCGCCACGGTTCCAGGCGGGCAGCGGGCAGACGGACGCGGGGCTGCTTTTTTCCACGGGCGGGACACGTCCCCGAGAGGCCCCTGCCCGCGGCTTGGCGCCGCCGAGCCTCCCCGACGCACCCGAGAGGCCGCCGACGCCGGCGGGCCGACTTCGCAGCGGCTTTCGCATCGGTCACAGCGGAGAAGCGCGGGGAGGGTGCCGCCACCCGACCCCGGCTGCGGACGACGACTCCCTTTATCGAGCGAGACAACATCGGGACGGCACCAACCGGGGGAGGGAGGCCACGGCCAAGGCCGCGCTCCCGACGCCCCAGGGAACCTTTCCGAGCGTGCGAGGAAGTGCCACCGACCATGCCCACGGGCCACCGGCTTTCGCCCGCCTCGCGGCGATCGGCTTCCCTCCGGAAAAGCCGGGCGGGAACG TGGACCTTCTCGCAACCCAGCCCGCCGGCAACCACGGCAGCCGGGACAGGCCAGACACCACGGGCCGCCCCAGCGTCGCGGCTCAGTCAACGCCGGCCGAAAACAAGGAAGGGCGAGGCGCCGCCGCCTCGCCAGCAGCATTCTCACAGGGCTCTCTGTCGGGCTTCCGGTCCACTCTCGGCAGGCAGGCCGGCCACCGCAGGCCGGCCGCCGCCCCTGAGACATTCCCGCCCGCTGCGCGGGTTCCCCAGCTTAGGGCCGAGGAAGGGGGACGCAACTTCAAAACACAGCGGGACGGGGGGGGGGGCgaggcgccgccgccccgccgccccgcagCAACATCGGGCGACTCCCGTCACCGAGCCCCTCGGCCAACCGGGCGAGGCCGAGGCAAGGCCGCGCGCCCCACCGAGCGTTCCCGAGGCACCGCCGACACACCAAGCACAGGTCGGGAGCCGGGAACGGGGCGCCGCCACCTCGGCCAACTGGGCCCACCATCCTCGGAGCTCTCGGGGAAGGGCCAGGGAAAGCCCCGTCAGGGCTCCGCGAAACACAGCGCGCCCCGGCCGCGTTCGCCCCACCGGCTGCCAGCCACCGCACCAGACTGA